AGTGTTGGGGCATACAATAAGAGGTCATTGGCCTAATGTGATAGCTTCGATTCAAGTCATACCTAGTTAAGCAATTCTTCACTAACTTATTGTTATCATCATATGTTATATGTCTACTCAATATTCTCAAGGCCCTAATAACTAGATGGAATGGCCCTAATAATTCAAGGCCCTTTTGCCATTTATCCCAAAATGAAACTAAGAAAGAACATGAAGATTTGAGAAGAAACATTTTGGAGCGAGGGGCCAGAAAAGCTAGTGGAGAATCAGCATCGTATGGGCTTAAGTATGAGTGGACCAGGCCCGGttgtgttttctttctctctttcattaAAGCCAAGCCAAAATGCAAGGGTAAGAAGTATCAAAACATGATACATCTCGATGCCTTTATAACCTAGTCTACTTATCTATTTGCTTCTTGAGTATAGTGAGTCAATACAGTATTCGTTAAAAAGAATTAAGATGTCTTTACATTCTATGATGACTGGCTCACTATTTTTCAAGAGCAAAGATGAATCTTGTAGATAGCTtatcaaaatgaaattgttTAACTTTCGAACTAACTCCAATTCTAAACAACCTACAAAGTGATGGAGAGCATGGCGACAAGCTAGGTTTCAAGTTGAAGAGTGCTGCTAGAGTTGTGTTTTTAGTCGGATCCTACAATTTATGAAGTTAGTTTCAGTTGTAGATGGAAATGAAGTCGACTCAAGCTATTTTTTTAGATTGAGTCAGGCTAGATAGGATGATTATGCAAGATTCACtcatttaaatttgatttgaggTCAAGCTCATCAATCTTCAGCTAGATTGCTCACAAGCTTAATTGAActtctatcatcatcatcatatatataaagaaattaatagttatcaataaaattcatgtAAACATTTGAAGAAATTTGGAAGGTTCAGATGCTCGCTTCCAAAAGCATGTTTCATCTTTCGCAAATCAAGAGACGCccaggaagagaagagaagggatTATTCATCTTCTCCACAAGACTAGGGTTTCATGGCTCTGCCAATCAACAGAAGCAATCGAAAAATGGCGAGAACATTGCTGAAGAGTCGACAAGTCCCAACACCACAAGCTTTGCCACTTGAACATTCGCAAGTTCCAAGTtactccctctccctcccctcacATGATCTATACTAGGAGTGATGTTCTTCATGAAGGGATTCGACTTCAAAAAAGTTGGATCTTAGGCTCATATTGCATTTGCAATATATGATTATGAATTAACGGCGTACATGCCCAAAGTATATGATGTTTTTGCATTTCTTGAGACTAATGGTGATGGGggctttgcttttcttcttagcATCCACCATagtctcttcctcctctttgtCTCCATTttctgtcacaccccaaaaGCTAACAGAAAATGGGGATGACACATTGTCTTTTgttaatacctaaattttgactaagtatttaggattaaattgtaTAAAAGAATTAGAGATCAAtctagccctaacaaaaatgattttcgtatcaattaggtcttaatttttatttgcatctATTAagctttatttccttttttttcttcctttatttttcactttttttcagataatttatttaataaaaaataaaaaaaaaaaaagggttcttATGGGGCTGGGCGTGAAAGCCCAGCCCCGTCTTCTTGTTCTTTCCCGCACGGGCCCCAAGCCcactcccttttttcttcttcttggcccGGTCCCCTccttcttgtcttcttcctccttttgccTCTGCAACTCACGCACAGAGGAGGCCGGACGCGCGCCATGCCGGATGGAGGAGGAGACGGCTACGCACGTGGAGCGGCGCAGACGGAGGGGATGCCTCTTCAATGCGGTAGAGGAGGCGGCTTAGCTAGAGACACCTCGACAGGTGGGACGCCGGTTCGACCGGGGGAGGCCGCTCGGAGCGCGAAGGACCGGTGGTCCGAgcacctccgtcgaccggcctccttgcctataaatagggcgtCAGGGGGGAAGGCAACAGACACACAGAGAGAGATCGGAGGCCGCGAGCTCAGGACttcccctgagagacttcaggggaggcccGAGAGCAAGCAAGCCGAGatctgagagagagagctcgtggGCGGAGGGGGTTCAGATTTGGAGAGAGATCTGCGAGCGAGTTCGAGAGAGAAATCAAGGCTGAGACTCATCCCGACCACCCGTCGCCGCTGCGGCGTCACTTGCTGTTGCCCCGACGACCAGCCGCGAGCCCCGCCGTACTAAGCTCGCTGGCCCGATGCTCACTGCCCACCTCGTCGTCGCATCTTCCGATCTCTCGACGCCATCCCTATGCTGAGCCGATCCCTACCGTGCTTGCGTCGCCGCCATACCAGGTGGGGGCCATCGCTGGCTACCGCTTCCTTCCTCCCCTTTCACAATTTACTtggcttctctttttcttgttctaggTGTCCGGTTGCCGCCGTCGCCGTAACTCATGCGGTCAGAAACGCCGAAGGTGAGGACAGTCTCTGGAATGACAGCTCGGCCAAGGATCAAGCCTGCAACTGAGGCTAGCCAAGGCGGCGCTTGAGTGGGTGGATAGCCCGGCCGAGGCAAGCTACGCTGCCGTCTCAGCCGACCAGGTTGcgaaaatagagagagagagagagagagctggtcGAGCTGCGTTTCGGCTgacggcggtggcgggcggGCGACGTCGTTCGTCGCGGCTGCTGAACCACGAAGAGGCAGTAGCGGCTGCAAAATCGGGTCGGGCGTGGGTCGCAATTCGGGCTAGGGTTGGGTTCTCGCGCCAAGTTCAAATAAAACCATGGGTCGGGTTTGCCCTTTTAGGATTTGGGTCTAACTTCTCTGGGTTGTGGGTTGGgcttcatttccttttccttttccccattttttggTCATAGACTGGGCTCACCAGAAGGGCCCAACTAGGCCGCAGCTTCAACGACCCTGGTCGGACCCAACTCGGAAATCCGACCCAGGTCGttgatattatattattataatataaaaatatgttaataaaaaaaaatttaaaaattttttttttttttacattttcccaaaaaatcagaaaaagtcaaaaaataatttatatttcaaaaaaaagatCCAAAAGATCCAACAATactttttatgttcaaaaagtagtaaaagaccaaaaatatatttttctccacaaatgcatggaaaaatccttgaaaatccaaaaaaaccttagggtttaaacaagattaggtattaGAATGGCATTAGTAATTAACTAGTCTAATCAAGTCCCTAATCCTAGTTTCTCTGATTGCACAGGAGTGAAATAATTCTCTTAgtatttcgcttgggtttctaatcgattcactccaaattgattagtggcactcttatttaaaattaaattgcatgttcaaAACTCATATGATAAGTCGTGAATTagtaggcttgggagagctctgACTAAGCCTAATAGACTTAGCcagccattagcctccgcacGCGCCCGCGCAATAGAGCGCTGAAAATGAGGTCGCAACACCTTTCACTTAGAAGATGTAGCTCCAAACTAAACCCAAAAACCCCATTTTGAAAGTGTTAGTTCATAACGCTCTCACACTAGATCATTAataagaatcaaaaaaagattgaaaaaaaaaagagatgtgaGCAATCACAGCTCAATAAGTAGTATATATCTCTTCTAAGTAGATCGAAAAACCACCATGCATATACTATATATAACAATACCAAAAACTCATAATTCAATACtttaatataaatatcaaatcatcTGTGTCATTTTATTTCAACAAGCTTTACATAATTCAGAAAATACTCATTAAAATCATCACAAATATCAATGGTcaaatccattgatcaatcttatCAAAATCACATGCCAATGGTCTATTTAATTGATTCATCTCATATTAAAACACACGTCGATGATCCATCCATCGACCAATATTTTGCTTAATATCAAATTATAGTCACAATACAACGTTTGGTGACAAGGTGATCAACATTCCTCcctggcaaggtctccacctacaaaatCAGAAGCTTGGCCTAGAGGAATAACCTAAACCCAATATGCATACCTACAAGCCCCCCAATGGGCTCATGGTGATATTGAGCACCAAACCTACATCCTCCAATATCGACAATCAAATCTACGATCAATACTAATAATtgatttcacaaaacaaaatgaataatcTTTCTAAACTTTGTTCATCAAAATGAACACATTTCACAAGacatttctcatatcattccACAATTCTTCATAAATCAATTCACAAATTGATATGTAAAACCTTTCGAAAcatcattcataaaaattttctcaaaacaTAGTTTTGCAAACCATTCATAACAATCAACTCAAGTTATGTTcaaaacatacttggccatttccAATAGACAAAAGGGTAGTAAATGctcaatttaatttttacaCATTCACTATGCCCTATGCACCactttttttaatgttcaaaGGAGTATCAAATCATATAATGCTTCTTTAACTTATAATATAGATCATCCTATCATTTGTAAGACTTGGGTAAATAAGGGATAGTACTACTCACCTAGGAACATCTACGACCAAATAAGAAATGTTACTTGAATCGTCAAACTCGCGGTCCCATCAAATAAGCGAGAAACAAGTTAAAATCAAGTAAAACATTACCTCAATTATGAATCGATTAAACTAAGCTTAAACACtaacaaaataattcaaatgcaCCCACAAATCACTTGTTTGAAGCGATTGTTCAAAGCTATTTGCAATGCAGAGCTTAAGCGCAAAATTTACTCACGCTTTAACTCTCTCCACTGAACTTCATTTCAATTGTACTTATAGTCAATAAAAAGCTCTTTCAACGTACTATAAGAACCCTAAGTTGGGCGatccaaaatcaagccgaaagcCATCAAAATATGGACCCAAAATCACTGGATGCTCACTATGCATCATGCGTGGAAAACCTAAAATTTTTACCACCATGACACccccacacacacacgcacgcacaCAAACACAAAAGCAGCTTAATGATTCCTTAAAGCTtaaaatttacttaaccttGAATTTGTGCCCTAACTTTGAATATTACTTCAATTAAACGAACGAAGGGCACGATCAATTACGAACGTGCGAATCGAAGTTAATGGCTTAGCAAGGGCCGTGGTGCAAGCGCATCTCAATCCCTTTTTATTAATCAGAGCATTCACTGTTCACcattcaccttttctttttccttttttatctcATTGACTTTTGAcctttgacttggtcaaaaattcaaatattacatTTTCACTCTCCGggagttctccttcttcttttgaggtttttggttCAGGGCCATCTTCACCTTGATCGATGTGGGAAGAGCTTTCTTCAGAGGCTATTTCCCTCTCAATCATCACCTTTGGAAATGCAGATGTACTcctcatcatcatttttttcgtGAAATCAGTGCAGAAAAGGGCATGCGACGATGTGCCAAAGTAATGGGCAGCAGGTGTAGGCGAGACAGTCGCGTATCTTGAAGCGACATAAAACTATTTGGAccaaaaaacagaagaaaaaatgacataaaaatatgaaaaaacaGAATgacatttgtttcttttttctttttctttccttttatcacATAACCTACAACTAATGAAATCAAAACATCTCAACATGGTGTGATTCTCCAATTGGGACGTAAAACTACGAAAAAAACAGAGCAATCGCATCTCACTTGGATTCATATATTTGGGGGATATCCATGATTTATCGAATTAAGATTGGACTCCTCGTCATCTAAACATGCTGCTAACCAAGTAACAATAATTTGACTCATGCCCTGACGTCACTAAAAGATGCACTGCCAGTTGTTTGCAAAGTGTTTTCTATCACTCGTTGGCAAGTgtttgtattagttgaaagaagaagaagaaaggtccCAATCCTAAAAGGTCAATGCAACTAAGCTGGAAGAGGGCTTCTTGTCAAGCTGGAAGAGACCTCGGAGGCCGTGAGCTGGTTCAACAGCTATGTGTGCATGAAGAACTTCTGCTACTAGATTTGTCGAATAGCACGCTAGCGTTGAGGAATGGGGGCTGGTTCGGTTGGGGGACTATACGGTCTTTGTCATGAAGCATCTCGACGACTCCAGGCATGGGCGGTCGCAATTCCATGGAGGCTTGAGTGCATAGAAGACAGATTTGGAGCACATTCGATGCCTCTAGGATAGGGAATTTACCTTGTAAGGCCGGATCAATACACGCAGCTAAATTATTTGACTTGTAGTGCTTCCATACCTGCAAAACAATCATGAAATTTCCATGGCTCCCTTATATCTGAAGATAAATTGCTAACACTAATGCAAAAAGCAACGATAGGGCTGTtgggaaaatcaaaagaaaagttagaTCCTAGTGTGGCGTGGCCAGGAAAGTCAATGTCGGTCTAAGTTCATCCTGATGGTAGGgacaatcaatcttaccaactGTAATACCGAGCTTGACCCTTGTGTGTATGCGCTGTTCTTCCTACCAGTCAAGATTTCAAGAACCAGCACCCCAAAAGCATAAACATCGGCTTTCTCTGTTAGTTGTCCTCTCACAAGATATTCAAGCGCCATGTAACCGCTACATAGTTAACCATCTTTTAGATATAAACTATACTTAGCCCAGAGAAGATGTGAAGTGAAGAGAAGGATGATATGCAAAACCACTTTGACATGCCAAACTTGTTAGATTAAGGAGGTAGAAGGTGCTGACTATGGTTTCAAGCAAGCTAGTAATGAAAATGCATTCTTACAATGTGCCGGCGATTCTTGTGCTAAGATGAGACTTATCCAAAGCAATGCATCGGACAAGCCCAAAATCTGATATTTTCGgcttgagattttcatcaagGAGGATGTTGCTGGTTTTTATGTCTCGGTGGATGATTTTCACTCCACAACCTCCATGAAGATATGCGAGGCCCTCAGCTGTTCCTATGATGATGTGCAACCTCTCCTCCCAAGTTAGGACGGGGGTCGCATTGTTGACTGCAACAACGGATTCTATTAGCTTATCTAGAAAGACAAGCAGAGTGGAGTGGGATAGACATAATAGAAGAAGGCAAGACACCAATGGAGCAAATTTATGAAACCTACGACTTGAAAATCATAAGATCAAAGCATTGCTCGCAATACAAGAAGCCAGTTATGGAGAATGCAAACCGAACCGATGCTTGTCATAAGGGTAGATCCCTTCTTGGCATTGAACGATGACTGTGTAAGCGTGTTATGCAATTATGCGACAACCAGCTACTTACCAAAAAGAACTTTATCAAGACTTCCATTAGGAAGATATTCGTAGACGAGGAGACTCTCTGGACCTTCAATGCTGCATCCCAAAAGCCTAATGAGGTTCTTGTGTTGGATCCCACTGATCAGGTTCACCTCGTTGAAGAAGTCGTCCACCCATTGTAGCGTGTTGAACACCAACCGCTTAACTGCGATGACCTTCCCGTTGGGTAAATTCCCCTTGTACACGGAACAACCCCCACCTTGCCCCAGCTTCCTCGAGTCATCAAAGAAGTTGGTGGCCTTCTCCAGTGTCTCGTACTTGAAATATAAGCTAAACTTGCTCTTGCTCGCCCCTAATTGCATGAGGCTATTTTGCACTGAAAATGGATGAATGCAAAATTCGATCATCAAGCTTGTGTTTAAGAATTACCAAGATGATCATTATACGTATTTGAACTAGATTGATTACCTCGTTTCTCCTTGGAGTACTTTTTGCATCCAATGTATGCACCCATGAGAACAAGCGACGTCGTTGCGGCAGCCAATGAGGCTATTGCTATGGTGATGCGGATCCTAGATGACCCtacaaaataataaagacaACA
The nucleotide sequence above comes from Eucalyptus grandis isolate ANBG69807.140 chromosome 2, ASM1654582v1, whole genome shotgun sequence. Encoded proteins:
- the LOC104434260 gene encoding cysteine-rich receptor-like protein kinase 42, with translation MKSNGARPSIALPLLALSSLFFSLAASDPRIAEAGLLCGNSTATVDFNFITVMKEISDSIVDRRWGKCSIPSPPPPVYGLAQCLGDLTDTDCVLCFAKSGNRIPRCLPNVGRLYLDGCFLRYDNYNFYNETVDPTHDMLKCSSNSTVPAERVAEFSDRVDRVLRNVLASAVLSKGFAVAGEDGAGGVAGAYALAQCWSTLDAGGCRVCLESATSMARSCAPGEEARAMNAGCFLRYSTTKFYNVPVSRGSSRIRITIAIASLAAATTSLVLMGAYIGCKKYSKEKRVQNSLMQLGASKSKFSLYFKYETLEKATNFFDDSRKLGQGGGCSVYKGNLPNGKVIAVKRLVFNTLQWVDDFFNEVNLISGIQHKNLIRLLGCSIEGPESLLVYEYLPNGSLDKVLFVNNATPVLTWEERLHIIIGTAEGLAYLHGGCGVKIIHRDIKTSNILLDENLKPKISDFGLVRCIALDKSHLSTRIAGTFGYMALEYLVRGQLTEKADVYAFGVLVLEILTGRKNSAYTQGSSSVLQLVWKHYKSNNLAACIDPALQGKFPILEASNVLQICLLCTQASMELRPPMPGVVEMLHDKDRIVPQPNQPPFLNASVLFDKSSSRSSSCTHSC